TTTAATTTGTTGGACTCAATCTAATATCTTATCGCAGGAGTTGACAATAACCATATTTGTTAatgttagagatataaccattaatGTTACCTTCTCCTATCAGTTTAAGCTTTTGGGATTAGTGGTTTCATGACATAGTATCAGAGCTCTATGTCCGAAAagtcaagagttcgatccttgAAAAACCCCAAAAAGTGAACAAGAATAGAAAATCAAGTAAACCTAAAAAGAGAGGCTCAGCTTAAAGCCTTAAACAgttaaaatactatttttttaatattagtaacggatttaaattttattttaaaatttgttatttgttaataaattgttacatatagaaaataaaatttaaatttttaatatttatttaaacgcataagtaaattaattacttgacaaattcaaattaattatgATATATTATACATGGATCTTACTGTTAGTCTTTTTTAGTTGTCCAAGAGTTCTTGCTTTGAGTTTATTTGATTGTTTCTTGACTTAATAATTTCTGAATCTTTCaagattaaaatattaaaactaTGAAAATTAGTCCATTAGGAGCAACGCAtatctaaataaaaatttatatattttttaatcaattattaACATTTGTtgatatatattaatatattaatatcaTATGActagtaaatattattattttaaattaatatttaattaataataatttatatttatatttataaaaatttatatacataaaatatataatttatatctatatttacgAAAATTTATATACGTAGACAAtacaatttatatttataaaattttatatatataaattaataaaatttatttattaaagataatttattatttgtacTGACTAATAACTAACTAAAATCACTAAAATCGGTTAGCTTCcatgattttttaatattaatattaatatagcACACGGCATATTGTATGGTATTGACGATGAATAACAACTGAGACGGCcgttataaattatatattatgatttagttatatatattataagtCGGTTATCAATAacaattatcaaaataaatattaaaatgcTCAAATATATGTTATTATTCTCAATTTAAAGTAAAATTATTCAGAGATATAATTGTTATTCTTAGTTTTagatataaaaaaagataataatattgTTTAGATTATTGtaatttgtaaaatttattatttatttattgacttgagtgttaaAGTACTTTTTACAGTATCTATTTCCTTATTTTTTCATTATCAACAGACATACAAATTATATATACAGTGGTCAATTTccacaaaaataataattaattggCCAAAGACTAAATTAGtctacaaaatataatttatacactaaataatttaaaaattttaaaagttaaattgaattaaatatCCTTTGGATTTAGGAAATTTGAACTTAACCTTTTCATGAACATATATAATAGTAATTTATCagaaaaaaagaattaatttatctatctaatttttaattcatattaATCTACTTATAATACGGTCTTCATAGTTTCTTTGTTCCCTACCAAGCCTATCTTATGCTAAGACCTAGCTTCATGTaactataatattttaatttaaaacaatGGTTTCAACATTTAATTTTGTCTGTGTCAATAATGAGTTAATGACAGCTACTTCTTTTCAGTGGTTAGTTAACATAGAAGTTCGtaagaaaaatattagttaaacacaaaaattatccattaaattaattatattgtatttatatattatttaattaataactattaaaaaagttaaatattttacagtaaaaaaagtcaactTTTCATAACAAAATACTCATATTATTTTAATGTGTaacataattaaatttttgcACGAAAAAATAGTcattattatattttcaaattttaattttatattttatgaatgcaaatcttataaaatttaaatgcaagtgtgaattaaatttaattatatcatTTACAATGTTTGAttatattacttatatatatagCATAGTTATTTATATGAATATGTGAttgttttatattaaatatatatatatatatatatatataataattaattactcattgattttttttatgattaactAAAACTATCATTTTTTAGAAAGataagtaaaatttattattttttgtcgatatttttaatcatcaatttaatttttttaatataataatttaacagcatatttttagttaatatttttaaatattaataattaattattgactaaaaataataatttgtgttgtttttttaaaaaaaaaattgaagaaaaggCAGTGGTATTTATGTAATAAAGAATATAATGAAGAGGCAAATTCTATAAGCCCCATTACTTAAACCCCTTCAGACACTTCTCTCGCCCAACCcaccttcttttctttctctctctctctttctctttctctttctctttctcgaATCTCCTCTGTTTCGGTGGCAATAATAATGAACATGATGAACACAAAGAAGCACAATTACAAGCTTTCTGTGAAAAGAGCCacgagaagaagtagaagaaagcaaagaacTACAGCTACCTCATCAACAATGGTGATGATGCGGATGgcgaaggagaagaagaagaagaagaagaatatgaagtcatcatcatcatcatcaaaggtATCACAGAAGCTTGAAGCACTGAAGAATCTTATACCTACTTCCAAGAACAACTACAACGACCGCATGGCGATGATGAAACCTACTGATCGATTGTTTCAGGAAACCGCAGATTACATCATTTCATTGAAGACAATGGTCGTGATATTGCAGAACTTGATTGAGTTTTATGGAGACACCACCACAACCGcatcaacaacaaccacaaccacttgtgagaataataataataacaatgaaAATGTTGTCTTGTTATAGCttagcttcttttttttttttttccttttttaatgttcttttttcctttttatttttataatgaaGAAAAGAGGGGAAAATGAGAATATCTTTCTGATGGTAGTCTCTCTTTTTAGGCGTAAAATTTCGGGTATTAGCTTACATACAAAACCGTACTTAGTAgtctctatttatttttctttttaaaattaagagTGAGACTCGAATTCGCGATATTTAGGTGAGTATGAAGagaatatatcatttaagtgaTAAGAcatagtttatttatttattattcccttcttctattatttatttatttctaattagaTTCACTTAGCTTAATTGTTTGGTTTGGCATAAGAGAAAGTGATGGTACTAAAGAAGAAGTGAGGATGATTAGAGAAAATTCAGAgcaattatttttatcttttgctTTTTCAGTTTTTCTCCTTCGAATAGCataatttgttgttgttttttttttccctgTCAAGACATTTTATTTtggttcttttgttttcttttgaaAATTGGCATATTTAGCTTATTAATTCAAAGTGACCTCATTTGAGTTTAATGGTCTAATATGTGACAATAGATCTTAATACTAGTTTTTTTTTATCCATTCTAGTGAAATTTTTGTATCCAATTTAATGTGAGTTTTTTTATTGATCTACCACAGGAGCAAAGCTATCTCTTTAGCCATGTTCATTATCTATTCAGCTGCAATCTATGACCATATTTAAGTAAAAAACAAGTAGTAATCACTCAAACTGATGAAGCCTAATTTTGGTGGCAAAATGTTAGGGAGGAGATAGTCTTTTTGACATCACCAATTTGGTtaataaaaggaaaagtatagggtaCCAATATATTATCCGCCAATTTTTatcaactcttatttatatttgtgtttcTTGGAAGTGTGTTCGTAGATGtatctaataattaatatattttaaatacatatataaagagacacattcagaaaatatatctataaagacatttctattaaacacagttataaaaaagacatttttattagacacatctacGAACACACTTCCAtgaaacataattataaataagagttggcagaagttgGCAGATATGCTGTTGGTAACGTAGCGAAACCgttaataaaataacaaaaatattactTACACATGCATTAAATTCAGTCATAAATTAGTCATTATATACTTATATTCATAAGtgttatttttgtatattttaagtatatattatatgttaacataaattttatataaatgacTACTTTGATAGTTTGTTTTTTTATGTAGAAATAACACATGATATGTCCAATCTGATCACCAACTGATGATAACATTATTGCACTAAAAGtttaaaattgaatttgatttattattagtataaaTGACTCAATTTAGATCATTAATGGACTAAAATTGGGTCTCATACTTTTAATATGTATTAGCCATTAAGTTGGCACAATGAGGGttaattttatacataaataatttgttaattaaatagataaaaaataatttaatttatagttataaaaattaaaaatcaaattaagtATGTTTAGAACTGAGAAAGTTAacttattattaaataaaagattcaaagaccaaattaaattatatatgtctgtgtatatatatgtttgAATGGAGAAAGTTTCAAGGCAAAGAGAAGGGTGAATTTTTCTGGATAAATCTCAAATGCAAAATTTTAAACACAAACAGTTAAACATAAAGATATTATTGCACCTtatagtaattttatatttagtttcATACACATTTAAccttttagttaattttaatatcattTTAGATTTTTATAGTGGAAAATTGGTTTTAGTTGCAATGTATTAATAATGTAAAGAATTTCATTATCATCAAATCAGAttgtttaatttgtatttatatgattatttacTAAGTGGTAATGATAGTGAAACCATATTCTAATTAATTAACTCCTTAAACAATTATATTCTTCTTAGTTAGTTTAGACAGTTAAAAGTGGTAAAAAACTAAAAGCTTATTACATTCCTGATGCATTTTATAAgttccttattttcttttcatatttaattttttttaactattttatgataataataaattaatatagaATAATCTTTTCTAAATGCATATAAAAATTTCTGATTAGTTAATATTATACGTACAAATctttttatcaattaaatttaatcaagattaatctgatatcaataaaaattattctCATTACTTTCACTTATTTATTCACTCgaactttattatttaatttaggTAAAAATTCAAGTACAGtcgactttacgtgaagttgataattaagaataaaaatttaataaaattagtcaaattatctaatagttctcaattatcaacttcacgtaaactccactgcacctgagttttcacattcaatttaattagacttatttaaaaaataattggtACGTGTCACATTTCTCTTTCAGAATTTGCTATTTATTTGAAACCGCATCATCCACATTCCACAGACAGAGTCGTTGATACCCAATTCTTCTCCAGATGATAGTTGTATCCTAGTAACATATTTGTCCTCAGGTGCTATACTATAGAcataaagaaagagagagaatccccatatatttttcaatttttctagTTTAAGTCATATTTATCTTGATTCTCTTATTTGATTCTAATGTATTGTAATTATAAATCAGTATGATATGTAGGTCTAATTACATAATAttactttaataaaaataattattttttatattaatcacataaataattataaaaaataaatgaaattgaattactaataaaataaatattaaaattaaattctttatatatatagatatctaATATCAACTTTATAGAATTTatggtttaaaaaaattatttgtgtattaaaattaattattatatatttatatgtataataatatatattatttaatttattttttatatatattttatattttaatatatcttttatattaataattattttttatgattgaTTTCAGTATCCACATCTTTAAGGTTACGTACACTAAGACAGATATATTGAGATACAAAATTGTGTTTGAcagataaaatataaaaaaatattatattaaaaaatattaaattaatatattttatatctatacagacaaaaatactaacaaaaaatataatttatttttttaactatttttattaatcttttataattatatattttattattatatattttttaaattaaaaaaaataaattaaa
This sequence is a window from Arachis stenosperma cultivar V10309 chromosome 10, arast.V10309.gnm1.PFL2, whole genome shotgun sequence. Protein-coding genes within it:
- the LOC130958174 gene encoding uncharacterized protein LOC130958174, with translation MNMMNTKKHNYKLSVKRATRRSRRKQRTTATSSTMVMMRMAKEKKKKKKNMKSSSSSSKVSQKLEALKNLIPTSKNNYNDRMAMMKPTDRLFQETADYIISLKTMVVILQNLIEFYGDTTTTASTTTTTTCENNNNNNENVVLL